The Actinomycetota bacterium genome includes a region encoding these proteins:
- a CDS encoding MazG nucleotide pyrophosphohydrolase domain-containing protein, whose product MDIATFQQQIERIYLVRDRERGAARTFAWLVEEVGELSRALRGEDRENLEEEFADVFAWLASLASLVGVNLETVAASRYGAGCPKCGSAPCSCPPSA is encoded by the coding sequence GTGGACATCGCCACGTTTCAACAGCAGATAGAACGCATCTACCTGGTCCGGGACCGCGAACGGGGCGCAGCCCGGACCTTCGCCTGGCTGGTCGAGGAGGTGGGCGAACTGTCCCGGGCGCTTCGCGGCGAGGACCGCGAAAACCTGGAAGAGGAGTTCGCCGACGTGTTCGCCTGGCTGGCGTCGCTGGCTTCGCTCGTGGGAGTGAACCTCGAGACGGTGGCCGCCAGCCGCTACGGGGCAGGCTGTCCGAAGTGCGGAAGCGCTCCCTGCTCCTGCCCGCCGTCGGCATGA
- a CDS encoding GNAT family N-acetyltransferase — protein sequence MRKRSLLLPAVGMSRPAYGRPDGDAELAELVEILNRTYLRTREEGEQWLKRTPAEDLRVIRRSGRVAGSLLLLPWAQWFGGSSIPMTGVAAVGVDPEVRSSGMASSMMRSALEEMHQAGVPLSALFPATQPVYRRAGYELSGTWSRFKLPVHSVDLRDRTLDIKRVDASAAKTIKALYDRRSRSASGHLDRPPKMWERLVSPEREEIHLYVASGSGGPEGYVAFTQRRDKEWRYDLVLQDFVALTAAAARRLWTFFADHRSFSRDVLWVGHVADPVLLMLREQQWEVTRMWTWMTRIVDVKSALEARGYPRGLEAELHLQVADDVLPWNDGRFVLEVSGGHGAVRKGGRGKLSVDVRGLASMYTGFLTGAETVAAGYASGSEAELSKASAVFAGPPPWLPDFF from the coding sequence GTGCGGAAGCGCTCCCTGCTCCTGCCCGCCGTCGGCATGAGCCGGCCGGCATACGGGCGCCCCGACGGCGACGCGGAGCTGGCAGAGCTGGTCGAGATTCTCAACCGCACCTACCTCAGGACCCGCGAGGAGGGCGAGCAGTGGCTGAAGCGTACGCCCGCGGAGGATCTTCGGGTCATCCGGCGGAGCGGGCGGGTGGCCGGCAGCCTGCTGCTTCTGCCCTGGGCCCAGTGGTTCGGTGGGAGCAGCATCCCCATGACCGGCGTGGCGGCCGTGGGCGTGGACCCCGAGGTGCGGTCGTCCGGAATGGCTTCTTCGATGATGCGGTCGGCCCTCGAGGAGATGCACCAGGCCGGCGTTCCCCTGTCCGCCCTGTTCCCGGCCACGCAGCCCGTCTACCGCAGAGCGGGCTATGAGCTTTCGGGCACATGGTCGCGCTTTAAGCTGCCCGTGCACTCGGTGGACCTGCGCGACCGCACGCTGGACATCAAGCGCGTTGATGCGTCCGCGGCAAAAACGATCAAGGCGCTGTATGACCGGCGGTCGCGGTCCGCCTCGGGGCACCTGGACCGGCCCCCGAAGATGTGGGAGAGGCTGGTCAGTCCCGAGCGCGAAGAGATCCACCTGTACGTGGCGTCCGGGTCCGGAGGGCCGGAGGGTTACGTCGCCTTTACGCAGCGCCGGGACAAGGAGTGGCGCTACGACCTGGTTCTGCAGGACTTCGTCGCTCTGACCGCGGCTGCCGCGCGCCGGCTGTGGACCTTCTTCGCCGACCACCGGTCGTTCTCGCGGGACGTGCTGTGGGTCGGCCACGTCGCCGACCCGGTCCTTCTGATGCTGCGGGAGCAGCAGTGGGAAGTGACCCGCATGTGGACCTGGATGACCAGGATCGTGGACGTGAAGTCCGCTCTCGAGGCACGCGGCTACCCGCGTGGGCTGGAGGCCGAGCTGCACCTGCAGGTGGCCGACGACGTTCTGCCGTGGAATGACGGGCGGTTCGTGCTCGAGGTGTCCGGGGGGCATGGTGCCGTCCGCAAGGGGGGCCGCGGAAAGCTGTCGGTGGACGTCCGGGGCCTGGCCTCGATGTACACGGGGTTTTTGACGGGGGCCGAGACCGTCGCCGCGGGGTACGCGTCCGGATCCGAGGCCGAGCTGTCCAAGGCGTCGGCGGTGTTCGCCGGGCCCCCGCCGTGGCTTCCGGACTTCTTCTAG